The Deinococcus humi genome has a segment encoding these proteins:
- a CDS encoding M20 family metallopeptidase has product MTQSIRQPTQASIEDFALQQQVIQWRRYLHENPELSFHENETADFVEGQLQKLPNLTVTRPTPTSVLATLKGGAGPGRTVLLRADMDALPITEETGLPFASKRAGAMHACGHDAHTAMLLGAAKVLSGQPEKLHGEVRFIFQHAEEHFPGGAQQIVDSGALAGVEVVMGEHVMSPIPTGVIMLREGPLMASPDGFDITIQGKGGHGASPHQTVDPVVIAAQIVLAFQSVISRQLDPIVPAVLSVTQIHSGTAHNIIPDTATLNGTVRTFDPELREEMPRRMEKIVQGITEAFGASYTFNYQNGYRATVNDAETTAILREVAQETFGDTVTVTDGKPLMGSEDFSAYMTLAPGTFVLIGAGGPDHAPHHHPKFDIDERALDHGTRMYIAAARRLTQPL; this is encoded by the coding sequence ATGACCCAGAGCATCCGTCAGCCCACCCAGGCCAGCATCGAAGATTTTGCCCTTCAGCAGCAGGTCATCCAGTGGCGACGCTACCTGCACGAGAACCCGGAGCTGTCGTTTCACGAAAATGAGACTGCCGATTTCGTGGAGGGCCAGCTCCAGAAACTGCCCAACCTGACGGTCACGCGCCCGACACCGACGAGCGTGCTGGCGACGCTCAAGGGCGGGGCCGGACCGGGGCGCACCGTCCTCCTGCGGGCCGATATGGACGCCCTGCCCATCACCGAGGAGACCGGCCTGCCGTTCGCCAGCAAGCGCGCGGGCGCGATGCACGCCTGCGGCCATGACGCACACACCGCCATGCTGCTGGGCGCGGCGAAAGTGCTGTCGGGTCAGCCTGAGAAGCTACACGGTGAGGTGCGTTTTATCTTCCAGCACGCCGAGGAGCATTTCCCCGGCGGCGCGCAGCAGATCGTGGACAGCGGCGCTCTGGCCGGGGTGGAAGTGGTGATGGGCGAGCACGTCATGAGCCCCATTCCCACCGGGGTCATCATGCTGCGCGAGGGGCCACTGATGGCCTCGCCGGACGGCTTCGACATCACCATCCAGGGCAAGGGCGGTCACGGTGCCAGCCCGCACCAGACCGTCGATCCAGTGGTGATTGCCGCGCAGATTGTACTGGCCTTCCAGAGCGTGATCTCGCGCCAGCTCGATCCTATCGTCCCCGCCGTCCTAAGCGTGACGCAGATCCATTCCGGTACCGCCCACAACATCATTCCTGACACCGCCACCCTGAACGGCACGGTGCGGACCTTTGATCCGGAACTGCGCGAAGAGATGCCCCGCCGCATGGAGAAGATCGTGCAGGGGATCACCGAGGCGTTCGGGGCCAGCTACACGTTCAACTATCAGAACGGGTACCGCGCCACCGTCAACGACGCCGAGACCACCGCGATCCTGCGCGAGGTGGCCCAGGAAACCTTTGGCGACACGGTGACGGTGACCGACGGCAAACCGCTGATGGGCAGCGAGGATTTCAGCGCCTACATGACCCTGGCCCCTGGCACCTTCGTGCTGATTGGTGCGGGCGGCCCGGACCACGCCCCGCACCACCATCCCAAATTCGACATTGACGAACGTGCCCTGGACCACGGGACGCGCATGTACATCGCGGCGGCGCGGCGCCTGACTCAGCCGCTTTAA
- a CDS encoding S8 family serine peptidase, with protein sequence MHRPSLHNLSRNFGVVALTALLAACGQQTPGTTPTAVKPKADLSEHATVAQSGKLKYVQNELVVGYTDQSSLNRAASTLKATVVATIPEIRVALLRVQGDSLKVSSQAFRLPGLRYAQPNQIITGETPPAGQGNLNAQAASTDQIFDELPQYALDPRHLNAKAAWDAGLDGQGVLVAVLDDPGDVSHPDLAANWAGKAYNPFLDKVYTDAAEWVKDSASEFASHGTFVASSIVAVDDGKGIVGVAPKAKWMPVVINPAAKTENEFYSYFYIARGAVWATNNGARVLNNSWGGGVSFGAVKDAFDYAMSNGTAVVASMGNSYYDEYQYPAALPGVIASGALDGSNRKVTFSTSGRHISSSAPGQDTMLANPTWLGGGHELISGTSFSSPYTAGVAALVYQKCPAATPFQVRRILETTANGSIGSNPNGFDRETGWGALNAGNIAKTLTSCDKLPAKGANARINVTYLDATGKHPGVLGDVILRGKGMRAGATDDPTPMYLSTTDAEGNATFAEIAPGEYDLYVAGSDLSITGGKLEERGTYVGSFTATSGSTRVKPDLKEVILAATSPDFNPVDPYEPNDTPAQAKTIAYGQTTNTAYIFGKPNDLDFFKFTAAVGDQIKAEVLAMGQLGGSLDSFLFLIGPDGKVVAQNDDRGEPRIDSDSEVTYTAKAAGTYYLAVTSFNIASDTGDDGSPFNKYQLKLTKAN encoded by the coding sequence ATGCACAGACCCTCTCTCCATAACCTCAGTCGCAATTTCGGCGTGGTGGCCCTCACGGCGCTGCTAGCCGCCTGTGGACAACAGACACCCGGAACGACCCCGACGGCCGTCAAGCCCAAGGCCGACCTCAGCGAACACGCCACGGTGGCTCAGAGCGGCAAACTGAAGTACGTGCAGAACGAACTGGTGGTGGGCTACACCGACCAGTCCAGCCTGAACCGGGCGGCGTCCACTCTGAAAGCCACGGTGGTGGCGACGATCCCCGAAATCCGCGTGGCCCTGCTCCGCGTGCAGGGCGACAGCCTGAAGGTCAGCTCGCAGGCCTTCCGACTGCCCGGCCTGCGCTACGCCCAGCCCAACCAGATCATCACCGGTGAAACGCCCCCCGCTGGACAGGGCAACCTGAATGCCCAGGCCGCGTCTACCGATCAGATTTTCGACGAACTGCCTCAGTACGCCCTGGACCCCCGGCATCTGAACGCCAAGGCGGCCTGGGACGCTGGACTGGACGGGCAGGGCGTACTGGTTGCGGTGCTGGACGACCCGGGCGACGTGTCGCACCCCGATCTGGCCGCCAACTGGGCGGGCAAGGCCTACAACCCTTTCCTGGACAAGGTGTATACCGACGCCGCCGAATGGGTCAAGGATTCTGCCAGCGAATTCGCCTCGCACGGCACCTTCGTGGCCTCCAGCATCGTGGCTGTCGACGACGGCAAGGGCATCGTGGGCGTGGCGCCCAAGGCGAAGTGGATGCCTGTGGTCATCAATCCGGCGGCCAAGACGGAAAACGAGTTCTATTCCTACTTCTATATTGCGCGTGGAGCCGTGTGGGCCACGAACAACGGCGCACGGGTGCTGAACAACTCCTGGGGCGGCGGCGTTTCCTTCGGAGCGGTCAAGGACGCCTTCGACTACGCCATGAGCAACGGAACGGCCGTGGTCGCCTCCATGGGCAACAGCTACTACGACGAGTACCAGTACCCTGCCGCTCTGCCTGGCGTCATCGCCTCGGGCGCCCTTGATGGCAGCAACCGCAAGGTGACCTTCTCGACCTCAGGGCGTCACATTTCGTCCTCTGCCCCTGGCCAGGACACCATGCTGGCCAACCCCACCTGGCTGGGCGGCGGACACGAATTGATCTCCGGGACCTCGTTCTCCAGCCCCTATACTGCCGGGGTTGCCGCGCTGGTATACCAGAAGTGCCCAGCTGCCACGCCCTTCCAGGTGCGCCGTATTCTGGAGACCACGGCCAACGGCAGCATCGGCTCCAATCCCAACGGCTTTGACCGCGAAACCGGCTGGGGCGCGCTGAACGCCGGGAACATCGCCAAGACCCTGACCTCCTGCGACAAGCTGCCCGCCAAGGGCGCCAACGCCAGGATCAACGTGACGTACCTCGATGCCACCGGCAAACACCCTGGCGTGCTGGGCGACGTGATCCTGCGCGGCAAGGGCATGCGCGCCGGGGCCACCGATGACCCCACCCCTATGTACCTGTCCACCACCGATGCCGAAGGCAACGCCACCTTCGCCGAAATCGCGCCCGGCGAGTACGACCTGTATGTGGCCGGTTCGGATCTGAGCATCACTGGTGGCAAGCTCGAGGAGCGCGGAACATATGTGGGCAGTTTCACCGCCACATCCGGCTCCACGCGAGTGAAGCCAGATCTCAAGGAAGTGATTCTCGCGGCAACGTCCCCCGACTTCAATCCGGTGGACCCCTACGAGCCGAACGACACCCCAGCACAGGCCAAGACCATCGCCTACGGGCAGACCACGAACACCGCCTATATCTTCGGCAAGCCCAACGATCTCGACTTCTTCAAATTCACCGCTGCCGTTGGTGATCAGATCAAGGCCGAAGTCCTGGCCATGGGGCAACTGGGTGGATCGCTCGATTCCTTCCTTTTCCTGATCGGTCCTGACGGCAAGGTGGTGGCCCAGAACGATGACCGCGGAGAGCCGCGCATCGACTCGGACTCCGAGGTCACCTACACCGCCAAGGCTGCCGGCACCTACTATCTGGCAGTCACCAGCTTCAACATCGCCTCCGATACCGGCGACGACGGCAGTCCCTTCAACAAGTACCAGTTGAAGCTCACGAAAGCCAACTAA
- a CDS encoding ABC transporter substrate-binding protein, which translates to MRRSLFLSLALLGTSAGAATLVYGAGGEPVSLDSGTITDGNSATPQMLVYDGLVRFKNGTSDIAPGLALRWSSNANATEWTFTLRPGVKFTDGTPFNADAVVYNVNRWWDPAAPGGAKEQGKAFTSWQFIFGGFKGDPGTILKSVRADGPNKVIFSMTRGYAQLPETLATSFFGIASPTAIKKAGAKYGTPAALPVGTGPFIMQDWKTGDRINLVPNKAYWGTKAKYDALVLRFLKDPSARLNELKAGTIDFTTDLNPEQLSAVKADKNLQPVLVPSFNVGMLSLNLGNKYLKNDKVRQAISMAINKKAIVDAFWGDLGVTDANFLPPALSWANSPKVPADYKFDPAAAKKLLAEAGYPNGFALDLWYMPVSRPYFPTPKPIAEAMAADLAAIGIKATLKTEDWAKYLDDRNKAPGFDMYMIGWTGPYASPYNFYNTYYGEEASADSNFSNQKIFDQLRAAAASSTRAGQAKAYAQIHQITYDANVRLPIVHSRPLAAIRTYVKGWQPGPSSLLPFEEITIDGKK; encoded by the coding sequence ATGCGGCGTTCCCTCTTCCTTTCCCTGGCCCTGCTGGGTACCTCGGCGGGCGCGGCCACCCTCGTGTACGGCGCGGGCGGCGAACCGGTCTCGCTGGATTCCGGAACCATCACCGACGGTAACTCGGCCACCCCGCAGATGCTGGTTTATGACGGTCTGGTGCGTTTCAAGAATGGCACCAGCGACATCGCGCCGGGTCTGGCGCTGAGGTGGAGCTCCAATGCCAATGCCACCGAATGGACCTTCACCCTGCGTCCGGGGGTCAAGTTCACCGATGGCACGCCGTTCAACGCCGACGCGGTGGTGTACAACGTCAACCGCTGGTGGGACCCCGCAGCCCCCGGCGGCGCGAAGGAACAGGGCAAGGCCTTCACCTCCTGGCAGTTCATCTTCGGCGGCTTCAAGGGCGATCCCGGCACCATCCTGAAAAGCGTGCGCGCGGATGGCCCCAACAAGGTGATCTTCAGCATGACCCGCGGCTACGCGCAGCTGCCGGAAACGCTGGCCACCAGCTTCTTTGGCATCGCCTCGCCCACGGCCATCAAGAAGGCCGGGGCCAAGTACGGCACGCCCGCCGCGCTGCCCGTCGGGACCGGGCCGTTCATCATGCAGGACTGGAAGACCGGGGACCGGATCAACCTCGTCCCCAACAAGGCGTACTGGGGCACCAAGGCCAAGTACGACGCGCTGGTGCTGCGTTTCCTGAAAGACCCCAGCGCCCGCCTGAATGAGCTGAAGGCCGGAACCATCGACTTCACCACGGATCTGAACCCCGAACAGCTGAGTGCGGTCAAGGCCGACAAGAACCTCCAGCCGGTGCTGGTACCGTCGTTCAACGTGGGGATGCTGAGCCTGAATCTGGGCAACAAGTACCTGAAGAACGACAAGGTGCGGCAGGCCATCAGTATGGCAATCAACAAGAAGGCCATCGTAGACGCCTTCTGGGGAGATCTGGGCGTGACCGACGCCAACTTCCTGCCCCCGGCGCTGAGCTGGGCCAACAGCCCCAAGGTGCCTGCTGACTACAAGTTCGACCCTGCGGCGGCCAAGAAATTGCTGGCCGAGGCGGGTTACCCCAATGGTTTCGCGCTGGACCTGTGGTACATGCCGGTGTCGCGCCCGTACTTCCCCACGCCCAAGCCGATTGCCGAGGCGATGGCCGCCGACCTGGCTGCCATCGGGATCAAGGCCACCCTCAAGACCGAGGACTGGGCCAAATACCTCGACGACCGCAACAAGGCCCCCGGCTTCGACATGTACATGATCGGCTGGACTGGCCCCTACGCCAGCCCGTACAACTTCTACAACACGTATTACGGCGAGGAAGCCAGCGCCGACAGCAATTTCAGCAACCAGAAGATCTTCGATCAGCTCCGGGCCGCCGCTGCCAGCAGCACCCGTGCAGGTCAGGCCAAGGCGTATGCCCAGATCCACCAGATTACGTACGACGCCAACGTCCGGCTGCCCATCGTGCATTCGCGCCCGCTGGCGGCCATCCGCACCTACGTCAAGGGCTGGCAGCCGGGACCGTCCAGCCTGCTGCCCTTCGAGGAAATCACGATCGACGGCAAGAAGTAA
- a CDS encoding carboxypeptidase-like regulatory domain-containing protein has product MKRSSPLAFLALTGLLLTACNTSGTTPEVKPPTPTGPGTIQGIVVDQNIGAPVTGSTITVSMDGKEITTSTSKADGTFTLSKLPVGTYDLQARKPGQAGFDLHGLVVTEEAVKVRVIQPPAFETSATTDGAKLVLTRADGTTPLAGTTFTDTVDFKITAAADSNHVGPVRVMYAQLGRTPGSSSVTGSSQDGKWFFTPQQDVLTPPTSGAVTLPNDGTPNFIKGFGSAAGEAVNLEVLVVDYNYNYSVYIVPITLKNTAKEANATVTAPQNAAAVAYTLKQEGSWTQPYSLPGADATTPVVNAAPNGSGVFVELRWCNTDAAPFAFDIERSADGTTFSKIGTVAGGTSTACPANQLSRPFFYRDNSADLSVGQTFTYRVVARGANTAASNTTQTTPLAPFMPKLLAPGDEATGVSLTPTFVIGHPQLEIGADGAAYNLQLRDLFNLSGYNLPGNPAVANTLGMFRVEEGTGEAGNGVPVGQSQVYTSGLRSNYLLTDTAGLIDTSKPNLAPVDMAKHTVSLPLDLFADPLQPLRPYKWQMYAGYAYKYLPSEGDRISAYSVYAWPSSATQPIPATRPLNQNFDFITGQQ; this is encoded by the coding sequence ATGAAGCGATCCTCACCCCTCGCATTTCTGGCCCTCACCGGGTTGCTTCTCACGGCCTGCAATACCTCCGGAACGACCCCGGAAGTCAAGCCGCCGACCCCGACTGGTCCTGGCACCATTCAGGGCATTGTCGTGGACCAGAACATCGGTGCTCCCGTGACTGGCAGCACCATCACGGTCTCCATGGACGGCAAAGAAATCACCACCTCGACCAGCAAAGCGGACGGCACGTTCACGCTGTCGAAACTGCCGGTTGGAACCTACGATCTCCAGGCCCGCAAGCCCGGTCAGGCCGGATTCGATCTGCACGGTCTGGTCGTTACGGAAGAAGCGGTCAAGGTGCGCGTGATTCAACCGCCAGCCTTCGAAACCAGCGCCACAACTGACGGCGCCAAACTGGTGCTGACACGCGCCGACGGCACGACGCCGCTGGCAGGCACCACGTTCACCGATACAGTGGACTTCAAGATCACCGCCGCCGCCGATTCCAATCACGTAGGACCGGTGCGGGTGATGTACGCCCAGCTGGGACGTACACCAGGTTCCAGCAGCGTGACCGGCTCGTCACAGGACGGCAAGTGGTTCTTCACTCCCCAGCAGGACGTGTTGACGCCTCCCACCTCCGGGGCCGTCACCCTGCCCAACGACGGTACGCCCAATTTTATCAAGGGCTTCGGCAGCGCCGCCGGTGAAGCGGTCAACCTGGAAGTCCTGGTCGTCGATTACAACTACAACTATTCGGTGTATATCGTACCGATTACCCTGAAGAACACCGCCAAGGAAGCGAACGCGACGGTCACGGCTCCCCAGAACGCCGCCGCCGTGGCGTACACCCTGAAACAGGAAGGGTCCTGGACGCAGCCGTACTCCCTGCCTGGTGCGGACGCCACCACGCCTGTGGTCAACGCCGCGCCCAACGGCTCCGGTGTTTTCGTTGAGCTGCGCTGGTGCAACACCGACGCCGCCCCATTTGCCTTCGACATCGAGCGCTCAGCAGACGGCACCACCTTCAGCAAGATCGGTACCGTGGCGGGCGGCACCAGCACAGCTTGCCCGGCCAACCAGCTCTCACGCCCCTTCTTCTACCGCGACAACAGCGCCGACCTGAGCGTGGGCCAGACCTTTACTTACCGGGTGGTGGCACGCGGAGCGAATACGGCTGCCAGCAACACCACTCAGACCACTCCTCTGGCTCCGTTCATGCCCAAACTGCTGGCCCCGGGCGATGAGGCCACCGGCGTTTCGCTGACCCCCACTTTCGTGATCGGTCACCCACAACTGGAGATCGGCGCGGACGGCGCAGCGTACAACCTGCAACTGCGCGACCTGTTCAACCTGAGTGGCTACAACCTGCCAGGCAACCCGGCCGTCGCCAACACCCTCGGCATGTTCCGGGTAGAAGAAGGCACCGGGGAGGCGGGCAACGGCGTTCCAGTCGGGCAATCGCAGGTCTACACCTCGGGGCTGCGGAGCAACTACCTGCTCACCGATACGGCGGGCCTCATCGACACGAGCAAGCCCAACCTCGCCCCCGTGGACATGGCCAAGCACACCGTCAGCCTGCCTCTGGATCTCTTCGCCGATCCGCTGCAACCGCTGCGCCCCTACAAATGGCAGATGTACGCTGGCTACGCTTACAAATACCTGCCGTCCGAGGGGGATCGCATCAGCGCTTACTCGGTCTACGCCTGGCCTAGCAGCGCCACTCAGCCGATTCCGGCCACCCGGCCCCTGAACCAGAACTTCGACTTCATCACGGGTCAGCAGTAA
- a CDS encoding alpha/beta hydrolase family protein — MSIKAAREKKYPGSALKVLTNLRAGSNYSRQVVSYQSDGLTIHALLTVPNGTPPKGGWPAIVFNHGYIPPNVYRTTERYVAYQDAFARAGFVTLKSDYRGHGSSQGEALGGYYSPGYTDDVMNALGSLKRDGRVNAARIGMWGHSMGGFLSLRAMVIDPSIKAGVIWAGVVGDYNAIMTQWNSPAPASIPQGVLNLRKKAVAQYGTPASNPEFWNSLSANTYLKDLGGPLQLHIGTADEDVPPVFHTTLSKDLKAINKSVASYVYPGDNHNLSRNLQTALNRSVAFFKEHL; from the coding sequence ATGAGCATCAAGGCCGCCCGCGAAAAGAAGTATCCCGGCAGCGCCCTGAAAGTGCTGACGAATCTGCGGGCAGGGAGCAATTACAGCCGTCAGGTGGTCTCCTATCAGTCCGATGGCCTGACCATTCACGCTCTACTGACTGTTCCGAACGGCACCCCGCCCAAAGGAGGCTGGCCGGCCATCGTCTTCAATCACGGCTATATTCCGCCCAACGTCTACCGCACCACCGAGCGCTATGTGGCCTATCAGGACGCCTTCGCCCGGGCAGGTTTTGTAACCCTCAAGAGTGATTACCGGGGTCACGGCAGCAGTCAGGGTGAGGCGCTGGGCGGCTATTATTCGCCGGGCTACACCGACGACGTGATGAATGCCCTGGGCAGCCTGAAGCGAGATGGACGGGTGAACGCGGCGCGCATCGGCATGTGGGGCCACAGCATGGGCGGCTTCTTAAGCCTGCGGGCGATGGTCATTGATCCCAGTATCAAGGCCGGGGTGATCTGGGCGGGGGTGGTGGGCGACTACAACGCCATCATGACCCAGTGGAACAGTCCTGCTCCTGCCAGCATTCCCCAGGGAGTGCTGAACCTGCGCAAGAAGGCCGTCGCTCAATACGGCACCCCTGCCAGCAACCCTGAATTCTGGAATTCGCTAAGCGCCAACACTTACCTCAAAGATCTGGGCGGTCCGCTTCAACTGCACATCGGCACCGCGGACGAGGACGTGCCGCCCGTGTTTCACACCACGCTGAGCAAGGATCTCAAGGCTATCAACAAATCGGTGGCAAGCTACGTCTATCCCGGCGACAACCACAACCTCAGCCGCAACCTGCAGACGGCCCTGAACCGCAGCGTGGCGTTCTTCAAAGAACACCTCTGA
- a CDS encoding alpha/beta hydrolase family protein, with product MRRLLNFMMLLLVLGAGYVAVTQPENLPFAVPWQTRTPAAPAAQDETDKPEDSQGNTVQTGPSGEITDAAIQALVARQPISIPALRAREYPGSEMTVVRTLSAGSTYSRQVVSYQSDGLKIFALLTVPTGTPPQGGWPAIVFNHGYIPPEKYRTTERYVAYQDAFARAGYVTLKSDYRGHGDSEGEARGGYNDPGYTVDVLNAAASLKKDPRVNRDRMGLWGHSMGGQLSLRAMLVDPELKAASLWAGVVASYDVLATDWNSPPGEQKPTLDNLNRRYLRALSPNAYLQELDGRPIELHQGTADEDVPYSFQKDFADDLRAAKQRFTAYRYPGDNHNLSGNLRLALNRSVAFFKDNL from the coding sequence ATGAGGCGCCTGCTCAATTTCATGATGCTCTTGCTGGTGCTGGGGGCGGGCTACGTCGCCGTCACCCAGCCGGAGAATCTGCCCTTCGCGGTACCGTGGCAGACACGGACGCCTGCCGCCCCGGCTGCGCAGGACGAAACGGATAAGCCCGAAGATTCCCAGGGCAACACCGTCCAGACCGGCCCCTCCGGTGAAATCACGGACGCCGCCATTCAGGCACTGGTGGCCCGCCAGCCCATCAGCATTCCGGCATTGCGGGCGCGCGAGTATCCGGGCAGCGAAATGACGGTGGTGCGGACGCTGAGCGCGGGCAGCACTTACAGCCGTCAGGTGGTCTCGTACCAGTCCGACGGACTCAAGATTTTTGCCCTGTTGACCGTTCCTACTGGCACGCCCCCGCAGGGAGGCTGGCCCGCCATTGTGTTCAACCATGGCTACATCCCGCCGGAAAAGTACCGCACCACCGAGCGGTACGTGGCTTACCAGGATGCCTTCGCCCGGGCCGGATACGTGACCCTCAAGAGCGATTACCGAGGTCACGGCGACTCGGAGGGTGAGGCGCGCGGCGGCTACAACGATCCCGGCTACACGGTAGATGTGCTCAATGCTGCCGCCAGCCTGAAGAAAGATCCGCGTGTGAACCGCGACAGGATGGGCCTCTGGGGGCACAGCATGGGTGGGCAGCTTTCCTTGCGGGCCATGCTGGTGGACCCGGAACTGAAAGCCGCCTCGCTGTGGGCGGGCGTGGTCGCCAGTTACGACGTGCTGGCCACCGACTGGAACTCGCCCCCAGGGGAGCAGAAGCCGACGCTGGACAACCTCAACCGGCGCTATCTGCGCGCCCTGAGCCCCAATGCTTATCTGCAGGAGCTGGACGGTCGGCCCATCGAGTTGCATCAGGGCACTGCCGACGAGGACGTACCGTACAGCTTCCAGAAGGACTTCGCCGATGATCTGCGCGCCGCTAAACAGCGTTTCACCGCCTACAGGTATCCCGGCGACAACCACAATCTGAGCGGCAATCTGCGCCTGGCCCTGAACCGCAGCGTGGCGTTTTTCAAGGACAACCTGTAA